From Quercus lobata isolate SW786 chromosome 11, ValleyOak3.0 Primary Assembly, whole genome shotgun sequence:
GAAATGGGGAGATTTTACTCTTTCTTTGAGCATTTTTTGCCAGAATTCCATGAGGGGAGGGCGATGATATTATGATTTGGCAGTTGAATTGTAGTGGTATTTTTGATGTGCGCTCCTTTTATAATTCCTTATTGAAAGCCCCTTCTGTTTCCTTCCCCTGGCAAAGCATTTGGTGTGTTAAGGTACCTAAAAGAGTGTCTTTCCTTTTATGGACTGCTGTTAGGGATGGCATTCTTACAATAGATAAGAAGAACCTGCCTCTTGTTAATTGGTGTTGCCTATGTCGGTGTGATGAGGAAATTGTGGATCCCTTTTACTCCACTGCAAGTTTGCTCATGCTTTGTAGAGTGAGGTTTTTCTTATGTTTGGGGTTTAGCGGGCGATGCGGAGTACagttgtctctctttttttcgcttggaggaattggttggggaattattcttcaaatgtttggaATATGGTACCGGCATGTCTTATGTGGTTAGGATGGAAGGAACGCAATGCCCAAACTTTTGAGGACATTGAGAGACCTATTGATCTATTGAAGACTTCGCTAGCTAGGACTTTATTTGGGTGGTCTCGTATTTGGGGTCTCACACATTGTATTTCCATGTCTGATTTCATTATATCTGTTAGATTTTCcatttgatttgattgtattCTTTTCTTTGCTGTGAGTTTACAATCGTAAACACATTGCacttttgatatcaataaaacttttatttcctatataaaaataaataaataaaatttaaaaaaaaaaaaagaaaaaaactatggTAAATTCATTGTGTTAATTTCATGTTGGAGTACAATTAATCATGCAGCTGTGTTAATGTAGTTAGCTGTTGACACCTTGTAGCAATTGTCGTTTGAGATTCTTATGGTAATTATGAATGAATTGCCACCATTGACACCTTCAATTAATCAGAATGTTATTTTCGATTCTAGCATTTCTTTGGTTATCATGGTATGATGTGTTTTAATattcctttattattattattattgattttttgcatttgattttgtagtatttttttttttcaaaattgttttcttgTCAACAAGTATACTCATTTCACTTTTTCTTATGCATGCACTTTATTGAAAAGAAGATAACACTTTCTTCATatatatgtttaattatttaaaagagTATTATTGTTAAGTGTTTTGAATGTGAGAATAGTTTGGAAATGTATCACTACAAAAAGTAATAGTTTTGAGATTATGCATGCACATTTTTATTTGTATGTGTACTTGACTTCTGCCCAAAAGATCTCTTGCCTTGCCCACCTCCAaggggttttgggttttaatgAGTTAATTTCCCATCAACAATCATCTAATAAGTACACGGAGATAGAATGCAACAGAAACAATGACAAAGGGAGCAGGTTTCCTATTTTCATGATTTAGCCATGTtttcaaatgcttaacatagtAGACCTACTGCATTGTGGATACTTTTgtcatttccttctttttttgttgtgtgtgtgtgtgtgtgtgtgtgttggggggggtgggggggtgggggtttGTGGTGTAAAGTGGATGATGAGGATTGACTAAGATGGATAAGTCATTTATATGTAGTGCTAGCATGTGTCAAACTTGTACGGATGGTGGAATTTATACATAGATCAAACGAAGCAAATGATCAAAGTATGATAGTGGGTGGCCTTCTTTAAGAAGATGCTATGAAAAACAGGTATTAATTGTTCCatgttcttttctgtttttttgttgtAGACTGAGAGGAGAACTAGAGCAAAAATACGTTGATCACGGAGGATCCTCTACAAGTATAAAGTCATCATCCCTGAAGGTTTATTCTATGTTCTTATGCATGCGTTTATTGAGAAGATGATGGGGtctaagttttttatttttattttttaaatattggtGGTAAGTGCTTGTACTTGTGAATAGTTTGAGATTTATTACTACAAAAACTAAATAGTTTTGGGATTATGCATGcacattttttagtatttgtgCTTGACTTTCACCCAACGTGTACTTTAATTTGCTTACAAGCTATTTGaatgggtttttttcttttgcctttTCACTCGTCTGGAGGTTAGGACCAATCATCTACCATGCAAAATGAGACGAGATGAGATAGAATCCAATAGAAACAAAGTCCCACAAACAATTTGCTCATGTTAACAACTTAGTCATGTGTTCAAATGATTAACATAAACGACCTTTTGGACTTTGAATGCATTGCGGATAAATTCTTCATTCCCTTATGTATTTTGGGTCAATGTAGTCAAAGGTGAGCCGGGTGCTCGCCTAGGCACCTGGGCTACGCAAGGCGCCTCAAAGGCTCTAAGGTGAGGCACCTTTAGTGAGGCGCTCGCCTTTAGAGCCTAGACAAGAAAGGCAACTGCCTTAAGCCATGAAAAAGGCGCTAAGGCGAGAGCctcaagtttttttatttattttttatataatttttaatttttttttttatagaagtttGTTGTGAAACCTATTTTTAGACTATTAATTTCAAAAGGCaagttataaaacctattgttagttaaattaatttacaaatttgttttgTAATACATTGTTATATAGAAGCTTATTGTAAAACTTATTGTTAGAACTAACTAATAGAGCCTAAACTATGTTAATcctattttgaaataatttgataGACCTAGTTTCTTCATGCTACACATTGAAAAACACTTTATTATAATGCTATAAGACACTAGGTGCATATGATTtaagttttatatgtataataaatatattaagaatTTGGCGCCTTGCTTTACGCAGGCTAGCGCCTTTTTGTCGCCTCACTCCTCGGGCGATACAAGGCCTTGGCGCCTTAAGGTCGCCTTTTGCCTTTGATTACCTtgttttgggttgggttgtaAAATGGATGAATAGGATTGACTAAGATGGACCTCCCCTAAATGGATGACTACGGTTTATGGGCTTATctctatataatttcatatagatATAAGGGTATTACACGCAACCTAGATGAATACATGAGGCACAcaacataataataaacaaaatataacatagACCAATTGAAGATTAGTCTTATAATAGCTAAGGAGCTTGAGAAAAATGGATTAATTGGGCATTCTTTGATTTGGACTAGTTAGCCTTATTGTCTATCCTTGTGAAAACTACTATGGGGTTTTGGACTAATGTTATGAGTTTACAGACTTTTTCATGGGTAAAGTAAACACATGGGAATTTTCAGGATGTAGTCCTAATGGGTTTTAATGCTCAAGtggatcaatttttttttttttttttgtgtggaaaattacacttttctaCCCTAATCTTTCACCTAAATTACAATATCCCCCAAAATTTATGAGTGCATGATTACCCCCCAAATGTGAGACTCTTGCTACAACGTATCCCATTGTCTGATTTAGGGTTAACTTAGATGGAAAAGTTAGCACATGCATCACACCTGTGTGCCCGCTTAAATAGTTGGTGTCCATCAAAAAGATAAATTGACTAAAATGCCTTATTTAGTTAGCTCTCCTTCTGATGTAAGGAATGTGATGGGCTGTTTGTGTATGGTTTAGAAACAATGAAAGGGCTGAGTTGCTTAGAACAATCAATAGGTGGATAAGCACTTCTACAAGAACACGAAACTGATTACAAAAATAGCACACAAAGACTAACAATACATTCAATTACCATAACTGATTACAAAATGTATTTATACAGCTTGTTTGACACTAGCAGCCACTTGGATGAGTGTCAAGTGTTCTAATCCTATTAGCTACAGCCTAAACAGCCATTTAATTAACTAACTAATCAGTTACAAAAAGATAAGAGTGGTTGCTGGCCTGTAACTGCCTGCAGCAACTTGAATCAATGTTGAACATATGAAAAGAGGACTCCTGGACTTCCCATCTTTAGAAGCACTTGACCTGAAGTGCTCTTGGAAACATGATAGGGAGTGAGTTTCTGTAACTTGCTGTTGTGCAGCATTAATTTGGCTTGATTGGGCTTTTTGTGTCTGCTTTGTACCATGAGTTTGCTGTTGTTGCATCACAAAAAGGTTGCTGTTACTTCACAGCTAAATTACGCAAAAATAAAAGCACCAATGTAGTTGCACCTGCATCAGGATTCCCTTTCTTGGAAGCAAACTTTTCCTCAAGTTTGGTTGAAGTGTTGAACCTCCAATTGTAAGACATGCACACCCAGATGGACATTAAGTATTTTGCTTCATTAGTGATCAACCTTGCACATTTGACACTGCAAGGATTTATTCTTCACTAATAGACCAACCTACTTCATCTTCACCATTGGTTTGGGGCTTGCCTTTCTCTTCTTTGGTTGCAATGAATATTGCTCCACTATCTTGTACGAGTACAAACCATAGGTGCTGCACCTTTCATCCATGATGGCTTGCCTATCATCTTCACATGATTTTCCATATCTAAGTAAAAGATGGAGCCCATTCGTTGCTTCCTCATCACTAAGAGCATAACCTCCTGGAAAGTAATTTGTTGACTGGGTAAATGTGTATAGGGTTTGTTAATTAACcctaaacacaaaataatatatatatatatatatatatatatatatatatttatatatgtacaATACAAAATCCCTTCTGCCCCTGACATTATACTAACACGCTCCCCCTCAAGATAGAGAGTATATATCATACAATCCCAACTTGTTACATAATAAATCTTAATGAGTTCTACATAAGGCTTTGGTAAACATATCAACAATTTGAACTCTTGTAGACACGTATGGAGTAGCAATTACACCATCTTCTACTTTCTCCTGAATAATATGACAGTTTACTTCCATATGTTTAGTTGGAGGTAATATGAATTGCTGCTTGATTATCACAATGCATAGTCATGGGTACCTTCACAGTGAATTTTAATTCCTCAAGTAATTGCTTAATCCACATAAGCTCACATGATGTGTCATTGTGTTTCATGTTAGATTACACTTAATCATGCAGCTGTATTAATATAGTTAGCTATTGACACCTTGTAGCGATTGTAGTTTGAGATTCTTATGGTAATTATGAACGAATTACCACCATTGACACATTCGATTAATTAGAATGTTATTTTCGATTCCAGCATTTGTCTGATTATCATGGTATGATGTTTTTGAATattcctttattattattattattattgatggtGTCACAGAAATCATTCAACTtcataactcgtccatatgtctcgtccaacgAAAGACAAGCTACGATAAATCAAATAGGCGAAGTAAATGTTCCAAGCGTTCTGGCTAACCTCGTCCGTCTATGGACGGACAATACCTCTTGGAATCTTACTCATCATTTAAGCAGGGCAAGCCGTCCAAGATGGTCTCGTCCATCCTTTACtaaagatggacgagttcaCCATGGAAGTCTCGTCCAacctaggtaacttccatagcggttatggaagttacccccaattccccggactcctcgacattgggaaaGGTTACTAAACAGATAACCGCCCCACACATACTATATAAGGATTCTTCGACGAAGGGTAAGGGATTCAGACAATTTTACTTTGAGAAAATACTCCTTCCTTACAGAGAGTTCAAAAGTaactaacttcatcatcggaggacttttggccggtcccctctgattcaGTGTTCTTTGTATTACAGGATATAGCCCAAAGATCATCGTTCGAGTCTTATCAACCTACTGATATCCGAGGAATTATCagttggcgctgtctgtggggaGAGATTGTTTCACAGTTTACTTCTCCGTGACAAAGGGTTGATGGTTCGGACTAGatcgagggctactagcccaggccATCAGGGAAGCAGTAACCCACATCGCGATCACCAGTCTGCACAGGTCATGCAGGCGTCATCTGTCCAACATGCGTAATCTATGGCAGACGCTATGGCggagttgactcgccaaaaccaagagttAAGAATGGAGATTAATATGAGGAGGCAAACACATGAAGAACGTGAAGGAGGACAAACACAGAGTCATGGCGGTAGAGAGAATATCGAAATTGGAAATCAGTttagaggcaccacttcacgaacggtaccacacttgaaggaagaaatggaccaaatgaagagagttatggaggaaatgaaagagaatatgAGAAGGGCGAAtccgatagaagatttggttcaCAGAACTGATTCCCcctttacggcttccatcaatggTCACCCCCTATcatcaaagttcaagttgccttCTCTGGATTCATATGATGGAACACGTGACCCGTTTGATCACATAGCCACTTTCAAGACCATCATGCATCTTCAAGGGGTGCCTGATGAGataatgtgtagagccttcctTACCACCCTTAAGGGTCCGGCGCGAGTTTGgttcagcaaaatacccccaaattcggtaagttcttttgaagagttgagcaagttgtttgttaacaatttcattgggGGACAAAGGCACAAGCGTTCCTCGTCCAGTCTGTTGACAATAGAGCAGGGAGAGAACGAGAGCCTTCGGTCATTCATCACCCGTTTCAACAGAGAAGCCCTTAGTGTGGATGAAGCAGATGATAAACTCCTATTGGTGGCCTTCCATAATGGGGTGAATTCGGATCTGTTCATACACAAACTCTATGAAAAAGAGCCCCAGTCCATGGCCGAactcgtccattcggctcagaattttatgaatgcagaagacgcGATCAttgctaagaagaggaagaggtctGAAAGAATGGACGCAAATCCCAGTCGCCATCACGAGCAAGGtactcgtccaaagaagggacggacggaGGAAAGGAGAGACCGAGAAAGTAAGAAGCCAGGCCCTTCAGTACGGAACCAGCAATATACCCCTTTAAACGCTCCACTTgagcaagtccttatgcaaatcaaggatgatcatTTCCTGAAATGGccagagaaaatgaagggagatcccaacaaGCGCAATAGGAACAAGTATTGTCGCTTTCATAGGGATTATGGTCATGACACAGACGAGTGTTTTGATTTAaagcaacaaattgaaaatcttataaAGTAAGGGAAGTTGAGAGGTTTTCTTGGACGAGACCAGAGGGACGAGAAACAGAAAGGGAAGATGGAAGAATCATCACGACCACCACTCGGGGAAATAAGAGTCATTATTGGGGGAAGTTCAACTAGCCAgtcgtccaagtccaagaaagcatacttgaaggTAGTACACAGCGTCCAACTTTCTGGATGATCACTGAGAGCAAGGTCCACGGACGAGTAGGCAATCACTTTCACGGACGAGAACGCTGACAAAATTCATCacccccatgatgatgctctcGTCATCTCCTTATTAATTGCAAACTACACAACTAGAAGAGTGCTTATGGACAATGGAAGCTCAGCagatattttatattatccaGCTTTTCAGCAGATGAGATTAGGACGAGACCAGCTCCGTTCAGTGAACTCCCCCCAGTAGGCTTTGGTGAGATGAATGGGTACTATTTCCTTACCCGTGGTAGTGGGGGCATACCCACGACAAATCACCAAGGATGTGAACTTCCTTGTGGTAGATTGCCCATCCTCCTACAACGCCATAATTGGGAgaccaactttgaatagttggaaAGCCGTTACCTCTACTTACCACTTATCAGTCAAGACAGAACACGGGGTAGGGCAGGTACAAGGAGACCAACTGGCAGCAAGAGAATGTTACCTggccatgttggccatggaTGAACGGGTTCAAgccatgaatattgaagaaaagaaggttgTAGCAGAGTCTACTGAAGCATTGGAAGACATTTCCTTGGATGAAGATAACCTTGAGAGATGTACCAGGGTTGGAGCAGATTtagaagagaagattaaaaaggacctcgtccagtttttgaagaaaaatattgatgtttttgcgtggagtcacgaggatatgccgggtatagaccctagtgtcattacccaccatttgaatgtatgtccttcctccaagcctgtgcggcaaaagaagagggtgtttgcccGTGAGAGAGATGGTGCAATCAAGGACGAGGTCCAAAAGTTGATGGTAGCGAAGTTCATTCGGGAAGTGTACTACCCggattggttggccaatgtagtaatggtcaaaaaggcaaatggcaagtggagaatgtgcgtagatttcactgatctgaacaaggcttgccccaaggatagttATCCGCTGCCGCGCATTGACCAGTTAGTAGACTCAACTGCAGGCCACAAATTGcttagcttcatggatgccttttcgggatacaatcagataaggatGGACGAGGCTGACCAAGAGAAAACATCTTTTGTCACCAGTCAAGGCTTATTCTGCTATAAGGTAATGCCATTTGGTTTAAAGAACGCAGGGGCGACATATCAGAGGttggtcaaccacatgtttcgtccgcagattgggcggaatgtggaagtctatgtagatgacatgctggtgaaaagtCAGGACGAGGGAAGGCATCTAGACAACCTACAGGAGACATTTGACACACTAAGACAGTAtcacatgaagctgaatcctaGCAAATGTGCTTTTGGAGTATCGTCAGGGAAATTTCTTGGCTTTATGGTCTCTCACAGGGGAATTGAAGCAAATCcagataaaattcaagcaatattggACATGAAGCCACCGCAAAATACCAAGGAAATCCAATCCCTCACTGGACGAGTTGCCGCgcttaacaggtttgtctctaaagctactgataaatgtttgccattttttaaggttcttaaaaaagcattcgaatggaccgacgaGTGTCAGGGAGCTTTCGAAGATCTGAAGGTATACCTTACAATGGCACCACTGCTGAGTCCATCAGTGGAGGGAGAGGAATTATATTTATACCTAGCGGTAACCCCGCATGCCGTGAGCTCAGCATTGATAAGAGAGGAAGATAAAGTGCAAAGACctgtgtactatacaagtaagGCATTGAAAGGAGCGGAAGGACGGTATCCATGAATGGAGAAATTAGCCTTCGCACTGATCACTGCTTCTAGGAAGCTgaggcattatttccaagcacatgtTATTAATGTGATGACAGATCATCCGCTCAAGAAGGCAATGAATAGACTGGAAGCTGCCGGACGATTAATCTAGTGGGCTGTAGAGCTCAATGAGTTTGATATTAGGTATCAACCAAGGCATGCCATAAAagctcaagccctagcagattttATTGCGGAGTTTACCCCAAATCATAATGAGACAGAAGACAATAAGAGATGGGTTGTCCACGTGGATGGCTCGTCTACACGACATGCAGGAGGAATTGGTGTGGTCCTACAATCCCCAGAATGAGATAAACTGAAACATAAAGTCCATCTACAGTACCAAGCAACTAACAATGAAGATGAATATGAAGCCCTCctcaaagggctagaattggctAAGTCTGTGGAAGCCAAGTCCATATGTGTCATGGGGGATTCTCAACTGATCATGGGGCAAGTAAACGGGATGTATGAAGCGAAggaagaatgaatgaagaagtaACTTAGTAGGGTGATGCGTCTTgtgaaaagatttgaaaaagttgacttcgttcaaatcccaagggaggagaacgtGGAAGCTGATACTATAGCAAAAGAAGCCTCAGCAAATGAATCAATAGACGAGTCAGATGAAGTTCAATATATGCCAAGTATAGATGTCCTGGAAGTACAACAGGTGGATAAcagagaaaattggatgacccccATTATATCATACTTGAAAGACGGACGACTaccagaagagaaggacgagGCCAGGAAGGTGAGGGTGAGATCAGCTAGATACGTCTTTATGAATGAAGTGCTATACAAGAGAAGTTTCTCTCAACCTTACCTTAGATGCTTAGCTCCGGACGAAGCAAACTACGTACTaagagaagttcatgaaggggcATGTGGCAATCACTCAGGAGCCAGatcacttgtccacaaggtcgtccgtgcagggtattactggccgaacatgcaagctgatgctaaagcatacATTAAGGTTTGCGACCAGTGCCAGCAGTTTAGCAACGTCCCCAGACAACCATCGGAATACCTCACCCCAATGGTGGCACCGTGGCCCTTCTCacaatggggactggacattTTGGGTCCCTTCCCTTTGGGAATAAAGCAGATGAAGTTTTTAGTGGTAGAcattgattacttcaccaaatgggtggaagcagaACCGTTGGCAAATATCACACAACAGAATGTGAAAAATTTCGTGTGGAATAACATTGTATGCAGATTTGGAGTGCCGAAGGTATTGGTGTCTGACAACGGacgacaatttgacaatgcactTTTCAAGAACTTTTGTTTACACTTTGAAATTCAGAACCATTATTCCTCGCCTGCACATTCCCAAgccaacggccaagctgaagttgcaaaccgatccttgttgaaaatcatcggcttgagggggcaaagggagtatggccagATGAATTATCAGAAGTTTTATGAGCGTACAGGACCACAGTGAGAACCCCTATAGGGGAGACTCCTTTCAAGCTAGCCTATGGAAGCGATGCAGTCATACCTGCAGAAGTACATATGGCTAATCACAgggtgatgatgtatcaagaCAAGGATAATGAGGACCAATTCCGTCTGAACCTCGATCTAATAGACAAGGTAAGGGCAAACGCAGAACACAGGGTAGCAAAGTACAAGAACCTCATGGCTAGGCAGTATGATGCgatggtgaagcctaggcgtttCAACATAGGAGATCTCGTCCTAAGAAAGGTCTCTTTGTCAACTAAAAACCCAGCACATGGGAAGTTGGGCCCAAACTGGGAATGACCCTATAGAGTTATCAACTGGAAAAGGTAAGGATCCTACTATCTGGAGGCCCTGGACGGGAGAAAGTTggaacatccttggaatgtggaGCACCTGAGAAGGTATTATCAGTTAAAGTGAATCTATGGACGAGTCTGGGTCTTGTCTGTCTACTAATGTTCTACTTATGTTTGatgttgtttgtgtttgatactacTATGTTTGGTGCTATTTGTATTTGAAGTTTGAAACTACtatcttattacttattatgGTTGTGTCATGGTTATGGACGAAGTTATGAAGTAtatacttattaaataaaaaggcatcaGTGTGCATGTGCCTTATCTGTAAACAATATCTATGTTATGTAcaaaatgttgtgtgaatttTACATCTCCATGATATTGTCGTCCAAGCCAATCCTCAAAAGGATTGAAAGATCCAAGACGAATAAAATCTCTGGACGCAGAGATGTAACGtctaaattttcttgaataaagcaaggaaaaaacCATAACTACACTCGTCCAAATCATGGACGAGGCAAAGCCAACTGAAACAATCCAAACTCTGGACGAGAGAAAAAGTTGGGCAAAATAAGTAAGATGGTATGTAAAATTAGCTTGTAAGTCTTAAGACGAATCAAgctaattaaaaatactacctGCTAAGACGAGTTAGACTaccaatatgaaaaatatgtattCTCGACATGGACGAGCTAAAGCTGGGGTTGACTTAAAATAGCTTAGCAGCATTCgtccatgcaaagaaaataaaacttcattCAAAGGGTGGACATCCTACGTCCAAAAACCCTTGATTAGTTCGAAAAACTGaaatggtttgcttaaaagaccCGTCCTAAAACCATGGACGAGTATAGTGTATTCTTGTTACATAAAGAAGGTCCTAAAACAAAGGACCAaatataaaccaaacaaaaaaagaaaacaaaggctACCAAGTTTAAAGGTCTCGTCCTAAGCAGGGGGAGCATTCACATCAGGCTCGTCCTGGGGAGGCTGAGTACTGGCGTCGTCTTCCACATTGACGTCATCAGAGCCGGTCTGGAGAAGAGAGCTTGTGGCAGCAGCAAGGTTAAGTTTGATTGAGCTAAAATCA
This genomic window contains:
- the LOC115966962 gene encoding uncharacterized protein LOC115966962; this translates as MEEMKENMRRANPIEDLVHRTDSPFTASINGHPLSSKFKLPSLDSYDGTRDPFDHIATFKTIMHLQGVPDEIMCRAFLTTLKGPARVWFSKIPPNSGENESLRSFITRFNREALSVDEADDKLLLVAFHNGVNSDLFIHKLYEKEPQSMAELVHSAQNFMNAEDAIIAKKRKRSERMDANPSRHHEQGTRPKKGRTEERRDRESKKPGPSVRNQQYTPLNAPLEQVLMQIKDDHFLKWPEKMKGDPNKRNRNKYCRFHRDYGHDTDECFDLKQQIENLIK